TGAATGTTTTTTGCTTTTTGGTGACGGATTGTGATTAATTCATTTAAAATGGTTTGTAGTTTCTTCTCAACAGATAAGTACTGTTCAGAGATAAGTGTTTTTGCTTTTTTTCGTATATCACGATTCGGATCTTGTAAGTAAGATTGTAGTTCAGTAATTGTTTTTTCTTCGCCATTCCATGACGCAGTCAAACTGCCCGTAATTTCGAAATATTCGGTTACTAATTTGTCTTCTTTCACTTCTAAATCAATGTTCTTTTCACAAAATAATGTTTGTGCATTTTTTATTTTTTTATCTAGTATGCTATAAGTTTTTGGATCAAGTAGCATTCGAAATGGTGATTCTAAATATTTATTATCAAATGAATTTTGATAACGTTTCAAAAGAGGCCTTACATATTGTTGATCAAATTCAAACGTATCTTTTATTTCTTTGTTATCTGTATTACATTGAAAAGCAATATAGTGTAATCTTAATTGTTCTTCGATTTTCCATATTAATTTCGACTGTATTTTTAGCCAATTTTCTAAATCTTCATCTGAAGAAATAGGCTTACTTAATAAAGTAGACAATTCGTTTTCTAGCTCATGTATATTACGGATATCGATCGTATTAGAGTTCTGCATTATTTACCCCTCACTTTTTATTTACTCAAGGAGGTATTCTTCTTTTTCGCTATGATTCCTTTTTTGCCTAGAAAATTTGTACCTATTACTCCAAGAACAATCATAAGTGTACCGACAATATGATAGTAGGCAATTTGCTCGTGTAAGAATACAACGCCTGCGATAATGGTAATAAGTGTAGATAAGTTGCTAAAAACACTTATTTTTGCTGCTTCAATATAAGATAATGAATAGTTTAATAACAATGCTGTCAGTAAGGAAGATAGTAATCCTAAATATAAAATGGAGATAAGGAATATTCCATTTGTAAATGGCTTAAAGTATACAGTTATTGTACCTTTGTTCATATGGTCAATGATCGCGATGACATTAAAACTAATAAAACCGATTGCTGTCATTGTGTATGTTAAATCCATTAGCTTGAATTTCTTTGTCATTTTTCGAGCTAATACATTGTAGCAAGCAGATGATAATGCCGATAATAAAATGAGAATAACGCCGATGAAGTTCGTTTCATGAGCTCCTATACCATTCATGATAAATATATATATGACACCGACGACAGAAATAAATACAGATGTTTTTTGCCATGTATTCGTATACTCTTTTAAAAAATAGGAAGCGAGTATCATTGTAAATATAGGAATAGCTGCTTGTATAATTCCAGCTTCAGAAGAACTTGTATATACTAATCCAAATGCTTGGAAAGCAAAGAATAGTGCTGGATAAAATATTGCGAGTGGTAAAAGAGTAAGTATGTTTTTAAATGAAATATTTAACTTTACAAAACCGAAAATAACCGGAATGGTTGCTGCTATGAAGGCAACTGTAAAACGGTGAGCCAGAGTATCAAGAGGACTCGTAATGGTTAGTGCTAGTTTCACAAACATAAATGAAAATCCAATAATAAATGAATAGAGTAATGCTGATATATATGCTTTTGTTGTATTTTTCATAATTTCACCTCATAGTAGTTAATTTCTTACTGGCCAGTATACGTACATAGTAATCCTTCTAATCTAGTGCTACAATGTGAACAAACATAAATTGTACCGGTACAAAAAATATAGGAGGTGTAATGATGTATAAGTATTTACATGTTTTGAACGATCTAGAAAGTATGATTCAAAATGGTGAGATAAAAGAAGGGAAGAAATTACCGTCTATACGTGCGCTTGTTACACAATACGAATGTAATAAGGCGACAATTATACGGGCGCTTCACGAATTAGAAAAACGCCATATTATTTATTCTGTACCTCAAAGTGGATACTACGTTGTTAAAAAATCTGGAAGTTACGTAGAAAGTAACGAGATTATTGATTTCGCTTCTTCAGCACCAGATCCCGATGTTTTTCCATACTTGGATTTTCAGCATTGTATTAATAAAGCGATTGATACATATAAGAATGATTTGTTTATATACGGAACACCGAAAGGATTACCATCCTTAATTTCGGTTGTTCAAAAACAATTAGCAAACTATCAAGTTTTCACGAAGGAAGATAATATATTTATAACGTCAGGTGTGCAACAAGCACTTGCTATATTAACTTCTATACCATTTCCGAATGGACATGGCACAATTCTAATTGAACAACCGAGTTACCATTTATATATAGAATATGTAGAAACAAATAAGATCCCTGTAATCGGAATAAAGCGTACACATGAAGGGATAGATTTAAATGAACTAGAGAAGATATTCCGAACAGAAAAAATTAAATTCTTTTATACAATACCAAGGTTTCATCATCCACTTGGAACGTCGTATTCTAAAAAAGAGAGAGAAAAGATTATTAAACTTGCGAAGAAATATAATGTATTTATAGTGGAAGATGATTATTTAGCAGATTTAGAGACTGATTCAAAAGTAGATCCTTTTTACAGTCAAGATAATTGTAACCATGTTATATATTTGAAAAGTTACTCAAAGATTATTTTTCCAGGTTTACGAGTTGGAGTTGCAGTCATTCCACCATCCATCGCAAATGATTTCCATAAATATAAAAAGATATTAGATATTGATAGTCCGATGATTTCTCAAGCTGCTTTAGAAATTTATATAAAGAGCGGAATGTTTGAACGCCATAAAAGTAAAATTAAATATTCATACTACAATAGATCAATAAAACTAGCAGAAATATTAGAAAAAATGCAAAATGAAAACCCATCTTTGTTTACATATAATAAGCAAAATACATTGGGAATACACACTTGTTTAGAAATGCAAAAAAACATAGTGACGGAAATACTTATAAAAAAATTAAGTGAAAATCAAATAAGTATTGATTCTATTGATAGAAATTATTTAAATGATTTTCATAAAGAAAGGTTGTTGAAGTTAAACGTATCGAATGTAAAGGAAGATAAGATTGAAGAAGGTATTCGCAAAGTAATTGAGGAAGTAACACAATTGGGACGTCTAGATTTTCAATTTAAAAAAGAATAATACGTATAAGGAGGTTTGTTATGAAACGAAAAATAATAGCCTTGTTTGTATGTATTACTATAGTTATTGCAGCACTTGTAATTATTGTAAATAATAAAGAAAGTGACAAATGTATAGCAGTTGCTATGTATTCGAGAGGTGTTATAGTGGATCATAACAATGAACCTATATCTAATGTGAAAATTTATGAAGATTCCATTAAAAGTAAAGAGCGTGCTATTTCAAATCTACAAGGTGAATTTGAAATTATCAATGGCGTGTGTGGTAAAATTACGTTACAATTTGTTACTCCTGATGGAGAAATCTATACGAAAAAATATGATAGTGAGCATATACCAAAAATAATTAAACTTAGTGATAAAAATGAAGGAGAATGATATGAAACCATTACAGGGTAAAGTTGCGGTTGTGGCCGGAGCAACAAGAGGTGCTGGAAGAGGTATTGCGATGATGCTTGGAGAAGCCGGAGCAACTGTATATGTAACAGGAAGAAGTACAAAAGGGAATTTATCCTCGATGGGACGAACAGAAACGATTGATGAAACCGCAGAGCTTGTTACAAAGCAAGGTGGAAGAGGAATCGCAGTTCGTGTTGACCATACGGTAGAAGAAGATATTAAAGCATTATTTGCAAAAATTGAAGATGAACAAAACGGTCAGCTTGATATTTTAGTAAACGATGTTTGGGGTGGTGATCCTTTAACGGAATGGGAGAAACCTTTCTGGGAACACAATCTACATAACGGATTATTAATGCAACAAAGAGCGGTTCATTCTCATATAATGACAAGTCATTACGGCGTACCATTAATGGTGAAAAATAAGAAGGGGCTTGTTATTGAAATTACAGATGGTGTCGACTATCAATACAGAGGAAATTTATACTATAGTTTAGCAAAAATCTCAACAATTCATTTAGCAGAAGCAATGGCGAAAGATTTAGAACAACACAATATTACAGCAATTGCAGTTAGTCCAGGATTCCTTCGTTCAGAAGCGATGTTAGATATATTTGGTGTAACAGAGGAAAATTGGCGAGACGGAGTAAAACAAGATCCTCATTTTATAGCATCAGAAACTCCTTTCTTTGTTGGCAGAGCAATTGCGTCTTTAGCAAGCGATCCAACTGTTCATGAAAAAAATGGACGGGCGCTAAGTTCATGGGAATTAGGAAGGGAGTATGGATTTACAGATATGGATGGAAGAAGACCCGATTGGGGGAAATACTTCGAAGAGAATGTTTTAAATCAAAATTAATATTTTTTAAGAGCACTCATTTGTAGGAGTGCTCTTTTTTATTTAAGAATAAGTATTATAGATTTTCTACAAAAAAAGATGGTAAATAATTCCTGTTCGATGGTATCCTTTAAGTATAGTTTATATATATTATATGGGGGGAAGTATATGGCAGTTCTTGTAGTAGAAAATTTATATCAAATGTCTTTATTACTAATGCTTTTATGCTCATTTTTCTTTTATAGATATTTAAAGAATATAAAACGTGAGAGAAAGCTTACTCTTTTTGAATTTACGATGTATATTATTACTCTATTTACGATTTATACTTGGGCATTCACTTCTATTATTAAATTTTTGTCTAAATCATAATTTACATTGAAACTCTCTATTATAAAGTAGTTACTTTTACCTTCTAGGAATATAAATATAGTCTGTGTCTAAATCAATTACAATATCACTTAAAATATCTTTTAAATAAACTTTTGAAATGAGTTGATAGTTATTTCTAACGCAAAACAAGGCAACAATTTCGTTATAAGATAAATCATCGCGTTTTACGTTTTTATACTTTTTCTTTAAATCAGCAATAGAACAGTTACTTCCAATAACATACTCATTAATTTCATATCCATCAAATTCAATTATCATGTGATCACTGTTGATTGCTAGTCAACGTTATAGCTTTAATTTTGGATGAATCTATTATACATTGTTTGAAGTTTAGTGAGAATATATTTTTGTAAAGTGAGAGGGTAGTAATGGAACAATATAAGTTAGTTTTAGAAGGACCTAAACAATTAAATTGGCAAACTTGTGAAATTAAGTCTATACAGGATGATGAAATTATCATTAAAACAATTGCAGGAGCAATAAGTATTGGGGCAGAGTTACCGCAGTATAAAGAATCGGACATTTCAGATGTTAATCCTGTATATCCGAGAGAAACTGGATATGAAAGTTATGGTGAAGTTATTCAAGTTGGTAATAAAGTAACAAATTTAAACGTAGGCGATAAAGTAGTTTCTTTTTATGGGCATCAAACGATAGGAATAGTTAAGGGACATAAAGTAATTCGAGTACCTAGTTATATAAAGCCTAAAGTTGCCTTATTATCCATTCTGTCATGTGATGCTGCTAAAGGAGTATTAAAATTAAACCTACGACGGGATAAAGTGAAACTTTAATCAGTGGGGGGTTCTTTATTCCCACTGATTATTAGTTGAACCAATCGGGCTTTTACGGGCAGTGGATCCCCCACTTAACTTCTTTGATTTCGCTGGATTTTGAGGTAGGGGTCTTACTGCCCGTTAATGCGGGATAAAAAAGTACTAATAACTGGCATGGGGGTTATGGGTTTACTCACATGTTATTTCTTAAAATATTATGTAGGTGTTGATCATGTGGATGTTGTTGAACCTAATAGAAATAGAAGAGAATTGGCACAGAAATTTGGTGCAAAAAATATATATGATTCAGAAGAGCAAATAATAGAAACATATAGTTACGGTTTTGAATGTTCAGCTACAAATAGCGGATTTCGTACATTGCAAAAAGCCCTTAATAATAATGGTGTAATATGTATACTTTCTGATGGTAATAAAGTTGAACTAACATTAATCGCCGACTTTTATCGGAAAGAATTGCAGATCATTGGGTCAAGTGACGGATATGATTATCAAAAACATGCAGATTGGTTTTTTAGAAAAATAGAACAAACACCGTTTATAGAAGAAATTTTTCAACATGACATAAATTATACCGCACTCGTACAATGTTTTGAGGAATTGGGGCAAGGGATAATTAATCCTTTAAAAGTATACATTTCATATGAATAATGAAAAAACTAACCAAATATTTGTCACATACCTTACATATGTTTCGTCTTAATTATGATATTCAAAATGAGGAGGAACACATATGAAAATTTTTGTAGCAGGTGCAACGGGTGTAATAGGACGTTCTTTATTGCCAATGTTAATAAAAGAGGGGCATACGGTGTGAGCAATGATTCGTAATGAATCGCAAGTAGAAGCAATAAAGAAAGTTGGTGCAATACCAGTAATAGCCGATGTATTTAATCGTCATGCTGTATTTTCTGTATTAGAAGAAACAAATCTCGATGTAGTAATTCATCAATTAACATCATTGTCTACATGGGATTTTGAGGATAATGCATAAATTAGAATCGAAGGTACTCGTAATCTCGTTGACGCAGCTAAAAATGTAGGTGTAAAGAAAATAATTGCTCAAAGTATTTTGTGGGCATATGAACCAGGAGATACGCTTGCATCAGAAACAGATCCTCTAGATTTTTCAGCTTCTATGCCTCGTCAAGTTACGATAAATGGTATTGTTAAATTAGAAGAAATAGTCTCTGAATTAACCGAAGTAGTTATACTTCGGTACGGTACGTTATATGGTCCAGGAACGTGGTATACGGAAAACGGAGTGATTGCGAATCAAGTTCGAAATAACGAAATTGTTGCGACCGATGGGATAAGCTCGTTTATACATGTCGAGGATGCAGCTAAGGCAGCAGTGTTAGCTCTTAATTGGCCCTCAGGTATAGTAAATGTAGTTGATGATTACCCAGCTACTAGTAAAGAGTGGTTACCGATATATGCAACTGCAATTGGGGCACCTAATCCTAAGATTCAAGCGTGGAAGAATAGCTGGGAGAGGGGTGCTTCAAATAATAAAGCACGTAAAGAGTATGGATGGATACCTTTATATCCTTCATGGTCTGAAGGGTTTAAAGATTTGATGAGTATGTGAAACATCATAAAAATCTTTTTATGGGAATACTAGTAACATTCACAATTAAAGGATTGGACCGTAATGAATATACTTTTTGAAAGCTTTATTTTAATCATCACTGGAATTATTTTTTTAAAATTGACAGGTAGTAAATCTGTTAGCCAAATGACGAGAGCTGAAATTATTATTGTTGTTTCTATAGGCCGTATTATTGTAGAACCTATATTAAGTAGGAAAGTAGTCCCATCTATTTTTACTGCGTTTATTTTTGCGAGTGTTTTACTTATCATTCATTTTTTTGAATTGAAATCACGAAAAATAGAAAAGTTTCTAAATGGAACTAGCATTATTGTTATAGAAAACGGGGAGATTTTAAAAAAGAATTTATTACGCGCAAAAATGTCAGAACAACAATTATTTATGCATCTGAGAGAAAAAGGTATACATGAAATCAAGAATTTACAACAAGCAACTGTAGAAACGAACGGACGTATTGGATACAAACTAACTACCACGGCTCAACCGATTACTTTGGAAATGTTAGAAAAGCTATTAGAGCAATACAATCTTAAAAAATAGTTGTAGACTGAAAAACGCTTTCTGTACATAAAGGTATTTTTCGCAAATATGTAAAAGTCCCTTCAGTAATTCTGAAGGGATTTTCGTGCTATCTACTGTATCTATTAATTTAATTTGTGTCTATTAAGATTGGAAGGTATTATTTTTAACGGTCTCATCATATCATGGTCTTCATGCTCTAAGCGATGACAATGCCATACATAATCTCCAGAATAGGGTTCAAACTTCATTATGATTCGAACGGTTTGTTCACCTGCTACTAGCACGGTATCTTTTAAACCAAAATCAGCTGGGAGAGGCTCTAACAAGTTTCCATTCAAATCATGACGATCAAGAACTCGAAAAGTATGTGCTTGTATTTTACCTAGGGTGATAACGATCAATATTATGATTAACAACATTAAAATTCAAAAAATATATAGAATGAATAATTGACAAAAAATGAGAATAGTAGTAACCTAACGTAAAACATACGCTACCGTATTTTATTGGAGAGATGATATGCAATTAACGAGGGAAGACTGGATAAAAGTAGGATTACAACAATTAGCTAATGAAGGAATACATAAAGTTCGCATTGAAGCACTTGCTCGATTGCTAAAAATAAGCAAAGGAAGCTTCTATCACTATTTTCGTGACCATCAAGAACTTTTAGATTCTATGCTTGACTTTTGGGAAGTTCATGCAACAAAGCTGATTGTTCAAAGTATGGAGCAACAGGATTCCTCTTTAGAACAGCTATTACAGATTAGTTTTAATCGAGATAAAAAAATTGAGAATGGTATTTATGCTTGGGCTAAATATGATCCTGTTGTGGCAACACGTTTAGTAGATATAGAAGAACAAAGAATTTCTTGTGTTGCAAAATTGTATCAAAAAATGGGCATAGACGAAACTGAATCAATTGCTCGAGCGAGACTTGCCTATTTAACGTATGTAGGTTGGATGACAAGGTTTGAAGCAAATCCTAATTTTGATATTGATAAAATGGTTGAGCTTTTAACTTCTTTCAGCGGGTGTACAAACATCGACTGAAAGAAGTAAAGCCTCCGAACGCAATTATGCTAAGGCATAATTGATTATTCGATAATTAATGTCCCTAATATGGTTATAAAACCTGAAGGGACAAAATTTTTACTGTAACATACGGTAGTGTATGTTATTTTTGAAGTTACGACATTGGGGGCAAATAAATGAAATTACTATTAACATTAGTAGCTGTAGTGCTTCTGTGTTTTATTAGTTTTTTGCATATTTATTGGGCTTTTGGAGGTCGATGGGGTTCTGCCGCTGTTATCCCAGTAAAAGAGGGAGAACATAAGCCTGCTTTTACTCCGAGAATATGGGGAACATTATTCATAGCCATTCTTATTCTACTAGCTAGTGTCATTATTGTTGTTCAAGCAGATTATTTGCAGGGGTTCCAGGCAAATAGTTTATCTAAAATCGGAAGTATTGTCTGTGCTTTAGTTTTTATTATTAGGGCAATTGGTGATTTTAAGTTTGTTGGATTTTTCAAGAAAATTAAACATTCTCAATTTGCTAAATACGACACTTGGTTCTATAGTCCATTATGTTTATTCTTTGGTTTTGTCTATATCATGTTGTTGTTTTAATAAGTATAATGAATTCTGTATAAAATAAATTTTATACAGGAAGAAAACACCTCTTATTGAACAAGTAGTAATAAAAAGAAGTTTGAGCATAGCAATAGAGCAATACGGGTTCTGTTGACAGCGAAGTCCGCTATGATAAGTCATTTGTGGTTAAAAAGAGGATAGATAGAGCGAATTTATTCAAGCTCTTCTATCCTTTTAATTTCTATACATATAATGTATGACATTATATAAGAATTCACTATTAATAATAGGTCCAGCTAATATCTTGATTTTTAATAAAATTTAAAAGTGTTGGTTTTTTATTGGGTAAATAAGAGGTTAGTTGTTGTTTTGGAGTTTAAATCATTGATTTAAACTTGGTAATTGTATCATATAATCTTTCTAATCCAATCAACATATCTTTTTCATTTAACATTGAATAACTAATTC
This genomic interval from Bacillus cereus contains the following:
- a CDS encoding serine/threonine protein kinase, producing the protein MKRKIIALFVCITIVIAALVIIVNNKESDKCIAVAMYSRGVIVDHNNEPISNVKIYEDSIKSKERAISNLQGEFEIINGVCGKITLQFVTPDGEIYTKKYDSEHIPKIIKLSDKNEGE
- a CDS encoding DUF3995 domain-containing protein; this translates as MKLLLTLVAVVLLCFISFLHIYWAFGGRWGSAAVIPVKEGEHKPAFTPRIWGTLFIAILILLASVIIVVQADYLQGFQANSLSKIGSIVCALVFIIRAIGDFKFVGFFKKIKHSQFAKYDTWFYSPLCLFFGFVYIMLLF
- a CDS encoding DMT family transporter; protein product: MKNTTKAYISALLYSFIIGFSFMFVKLALTITSPLDTLAHRFTVAFIAATIPVIFGFVKLNISFKNILTLLPLAIFYPALFFAFQAFGLVYTSSSEAGIIQAAIPIFTMILASYFLKEYTNTWQKTSVFISVVGVIYIFIMNGIGAHETNFIGVILILLSALSSACYNVLARKMTKKFKLMDLTYTMTAIGFISFNVIAIIDHMNKGTITVYFKPFTNGIFLISILYLGLLSSLLTALLLNYSLSYIEAAKISVFSNLSTLITIIAGVVFLHEQIAYYHIVGTLMIVLGVIGTNFLGKKGIIAKKKNTSLSK
- a CDS encoding PLP-dependent aminotransferase family protein, whose product is MYKYLHVLNDLESMIQNGEIKEGKKLPSIRALVTQYECNKATIIRALHELEKRHIIYSVPQSGYYVVKKSGSYVESNEIIDFASSAPDPDVFPYLDFQHCINKAIDTYKNDLFIYGTPKGLPSLISVVQKQLANYQVFTKEDNIFITSGVQQALAILTSIPFPNGHGTILIEQPSYHLYIEYVETNKIPVIGIKRTHEGIDLNELEKIFRTEKIKFFYTIPRFHHPLGTSYSKKEREKIIKLAKKYNVFIVEDDYLADLETDSKVDPFYSQDNCNHVIYLKSYSKIIFPGLRVGVAVIPPSIANDFHKYKKILDIDSPMISQAALEIYIKSGMFERHKSKIKYSYYNRSIKLAEILEKMQNENPSLFTYNKQNTLGIHTCLEMQKNIVTEILIKKLSENQISIDSIDRNYLNDFHKERLLKLNVSNVKEDKIEEGIRKVIEEVTQLGRLDFQFKKE
- a CDS encoding DUF421 domain-containing protein yields the protein MNILFESFILIITGIIFLKLTGSKSVSQMTRAEIIIVVSIGRIIVEPILSRKVVPSIFTAFIFASVLLIIHFFELKSRKIEKFLNGTSIIVIENGEILKKNLLRAKMSEQQLFMHLREKGIHEIKNLQQATVETNGRIGYKLTTTAQPITLEMLEKLLEQYNLKK
- a CDS encoding TetR/AcrR family transcriptional regulator, whose amino-acid sequence is MQLTREDWIKVGLQQLANEGIHKVRIEALARLLKISKGSFYHYFRDHQELLDSMLDFWEVHATKLIVQSMEQQDSSLEQLLQISFNRDKKIENGIYAWAKYDPVVATRLVDIEEQRISCVAKLYQKMGIDETESIARARLAYLTYVGWMTRFEANPNFDIDKMVELLTSFSGCTNID
- a CDS encoding SDR family oxidoreductase — protein: MKPLQGKVAVVAGATRGAGRGIAMMLGEAGATVYVTGRSTKGNLSSMGRTETIDETAELVTKQGGRGIAVRVDHTVEEDIKALFAKIEDEQNGQLDILVNDVWGGDPLTEWEKPFWEHNLHNGLLMQQRAVHSHIMTSHYGVPLMVKNKKGLVIEITDGVDYQYRGNLYYSLAKISTIHLAEAMAKDLEQHNITAIAVSPGFLRSEAMLDIFGVTEENWRDGVKQDPHFIASETPFFVGRAIASLASDPTVHEKNGRALSSWELGREYGFTDMDGRRPDWGKYFEENVLNQN